A genomic window from Bacteroidales bacterium includes:
- the pstC gene encoding phosphate ABC transporter permease subunit PstC produces MNYFENINNDDEELKPKDENTLDYSPQKGFTSESLKKKFRLSEFLAEKLITLIAFLSITIIILIFVFVFRESLPIFYKTKKAKTEKIISTNSKTENVNSNGQETYGVETKKETPTNSNGQEQYGAVTDNNKIKEEERKETPEDRASFRNLTGRIWQPVSDDPKYGLLPLFLGTFKITIIAMLFAAPVAILAALFTSNFASKRMKEIIKPAVELLAGFPSVVVGFFALMVLASFFQNVFGYETRLNAFVGGIAMALAAIPIIYTITEDALTAIPKTYTEASLALGASSWQTAFFVTLPAATPGIFAAILLGTGRVFGETMIVLMATGNAAMISLNPFDSVRTLSATIGAEMAEVVFGDTHYNVLFLIGSLLFIFTFTLNAIAEFYVKGKLVKRIQGKS; encoded by the coding sequence ATGAATTATTTTGAAAACATAAATAATGATGACGAGGAATTAAAACCGAAGGATGAGAATACATTGGACTATTCTCCGCAAAAGGGTTTTACTTCCGAATCATTAAAAAAGAAATTCAGGCTTTCGGAGTTTTTGGCAGAAAAGCTGATTACTCTGATTGCCTTTTTATCAATAACAATAATAATTTTAATTTTCGTATTCGTATTCAGAGAATCACTTCCCATATTTTACAAAACAAAAAAAGCAAAGACAGAAAAAATCATTTCAACAAATTCTAAAACAGAAAATGTTAACTCTAACGGACAAGAAACTTATGGAGTTGAAACAAAAAAAGAAACTCCAACAAATTCAAACGGACAGGAACAATATGGAGCCGTCACAGATAATAATAAAATCAAAGAAGAAGAAAGAAAAGAAACACCTGAAGACAGAGCATCATTCAGAAATTTAACAGGCAGAATATGGCAACCTGTTTCTGACGACCCCAAATACGGATTATTGCCTTTGTTTCTGGGAACATTTAAAATAACAATAATTGCAATGTTGTTTGCAGCTCCGGTTGCAATTCTTGCGGCGTTATTCACATCGAATTTTGCTTCAAAAAGAATGAAGGAAATAATTAAACCTGCTGTTGAACTTCTTGCCGGATTTCCTTCAGTAGTAGTAGGCTTTTTCGCATTAATGGTATTAGCATCTTTTTTTCAAAATGTATTTGGTTATGAAACACGATTAAATGCTTTTGTAGGCGGGATAGCAATGGCTTTAGCTGCTATTCCTATAATTTACACTATTACTGAAGATGCTTTAACTGCTATTCCCAAAACATACACGGAAGCAAGTTTAGCTTTAGGAGCTTCAAGCTGGCAAACTGCTTTCTTTGTCACTCTTCCTGCTGCAACACCCGGTATATTTGCCGCAATACTTTTAGGAACAGGCAGAGTTTTTGGTGAAACAATGATAGTTCTGATGGCAACAGGAAATGCAGCAATGATTTCATTAAACCCATTCGACTCGGTAAGAACATTATCGGCAACAATAGGTGCGGAAATGGCTGAAGTCGTTTTTGGCGACACTCATTATAATGTTTTGTTTTTAATCGGCTCTTTATTATTCATATTTACTTTTACTCTAAATGCAATAGCTGAATTTTACGTGAAAGGAAAATTGGTAAAAAGAATTCAAGGGAAGAGTTAA
- the pstB gene encoding phosphate ABC transporter ATP-binding protein PstB has protein sequence MAEIKIKINNLSLYYGDKQALKNINIEIPQNRVTALIGPSGCGKSTFLRTLNRMNDLIDNVKITGEILIDGTNIYAQNVDVVNLRKKIGMVFQKSNPFAKSTYDNIAYGPRINGIKDKKQLDEIVETSLKNAAIWDEVKDRLYDSALGLSGGQQQRLCIARALAVNPEIILMDEPASALDPISTSKIEELIFQLKEKYTIVIVTHNMQQAARTSNRTAFFYLGELIEYDKTKKIFTNPEKRQTEDYITGRFG, from the coding sequence ATGGCAGAAATAAAAATAAAAATAAATAATCTTTCACTATACTACGGCGATAAGCAAGCGTTGAAAAATATTAATATTGAAATCCCTCAAAACAGGGTTACTGCTTTGATTGGTCCTTCTGGATGCGGCAAATCCACATTCTTAAGGACATTGAACAGAATGAATGATTTGATTGATAATGTAAAAATAACAGGAGAAATATTAATTGACGGAACAAATATTTACGCTCAAAATGTTGATGTTGTTAATTTGAGAAAAAAAATCGGAATGGTTTTTCAGAAATCCAATCCTTTTGCAAAATCTACTTACGATAACATTGCTTATGGACCGAGAATAAACGGTATAAAAGACAAGAAACAACTTGATGAAATTGTTGAAACATCATTAAAAAATGCAGCAATATGGGATGAAGTAAAAGACCGGTTATATGATTCGGCACTTGGTTTATCGGGAGGACAGCAACAGCGACTTTGCATTGCCAGAGCTCTTGCCGTTAATCCCGAAATTATTTTAATGGATGAACCTGCAAGTGCATTAGACCCCATATCAACAAGCAAAATAGAAGAATTAATTTTTCAATTAAAAGAAAAATATACAATAGTAATTGTTACTCATAATATGCAGCAGGCAGCAAGAACGAGCAACCGGACGGCTTTCTTTTATCTTGGAGAACTTATAGAATACGATAAAACTAAAAAAATATTTACAAACCCCGAGAAAAGACAAACAGAAGATTATATAACAGGAAGATTTGGTTAA
- the pstA gene encoding phosphate ABC transporter permease PstA → MNRNKLKGRIIIGLTGFSVILILAIIVIMISIIIYNGRSNFTWEFLTKFPTDGMTKGGIFPAIYGTALMVIVMSIAAVPFGTITAIYLTEYAKENSVISKTIRFAVRTLAVVPSIIFGLFGLGFFIKFVGGNIDNIFLGGTLKWAQPNILWASLTMALLTLPVVIVSVEEAMRAVPKEMREASLALGATKWQTIIKVVIPGSISGIMTGTILAVSRGAGEVAPILFTGAAYYLASLPTSLSDQFMNLGYHIYIMSTQSTNVDATMPIQYATTMVLLLLTFTLNFTAVIIRARIRRKKV, encoded by the coding sequence ATGAATAGAAATAAATTAAAAGGTAGAATAATTATTGGCTTAACAGGGTTTTCTGTGATTTTAATTCTTGCAATTATAGTAATTATGATTTCGATAATTATTTATAACGGGAGAAGTAATTTCACATGGGAATTTTTAACAAAGTTTCCTACGGACGGAATGACAAAAGGAGGAATATTTCCGGCAATTTACGGAACAGCATTAATGGTAATAGTTATGTCAATTGCTGCGGTGCCTTTCGGAACCATCACTGCAATATACTTAACGGAATATGCAAAAGAGAATTCAGTTATTTCAAAAACAATTCGCTTTGCTGTGAGAACTCTTGCTGTTGTACCTTCAATAATATTCGGGTTATTCGGATTAGGATTTTTTATAAAATTTGTTGGCGGAAACATTGATAATATTTTTCTTGGCGGAACTTTGAAATGGGCACAACCCAATATTCTCTGGGCAAGTTTAACCATGGCTTTGCTAACATTGCCTGTAGTTATTGTATCGGTTGAAGAAGCAATGAGAGCAGTGCCAAAAGAAATGCGGGAAGCAAGCTTAGCACTTGGTGCAACAAAATGGCAAACTATAATAAAAGTTGTAATTCCCGGTTCTATTTCCGGAATTATGACAGGAACGATACTTGCTGTAAGTCGCGGTGCAGGCGAAGTTGCACCCATTCTATTCACAGGCGCGGCTTATTATCTTGCATCATTACCAACGTCATTAAGCGACCAGTTTATGAATCTTGGTTATCATATTTACATCATGTCAACCCAATCAACTAATGTTGATGCAACAATGCCTATTCAGTATGCAACAACAATGGTTTTATTATTATTGACTTTTACATTGAACTTTACGGCAGTTATCATAAGAGCAAGAATAAGAAGAAAAAAAGTTTAA
- a CDS encoding response regulator transcription factor, with amino-acid sequence MEKILIVDDEPDILEFLKYNLIKEGFEVHTCTNGKDAIQIAKEIIPNLIILDVMMPEMDGIETCREIKQINILKNILVIFLSARSEDYSQIAGYDAGADDYITKPIKLRILISKIKALIKRVSSDEVKTNIIDFGEIKIDKENYIVIKKNKNISLPKKEFELLVFLASKPNRLFTRDEIMNRVWGTSTIVGERTLDVHVRKLREKLGDDVIKTIKGVGYKFEV; translated from the coding sequence ATGGAAAAAATTTTAATAGTGGATGATGAACCCGATATTTTAGAGTTTCTTAAATATAATCTCATTAAAGAAGGCTTCGAAGTTCACACATGCACAAACGGCAAAGATGCCATACAAATTGCAAAAGAAATAATTCCCAACTTAATAATTCTTGATGTTATGATGCCCGAAATGGATGGTATTGAAACATGCAGGGAAATTAAACAAATAAATATTCTAAAAAACATTCTGGTAATTTTTCTTTCAGCACGCTCAGAAGATTATTCCCAGATTGCCGGTTATGACGCAGGTGCAGATGACTATATTACAAAACCCATAAAACTCAGAATCTTGATAAGTAAAATAAAAGCTTTAATCAAAAGGGTTTCATCAGATGAAGTCAAAACAAATATCATCGATTTTGGCGAAATTAAAATTGATAAAGAAAATTATATTGTTATTAAAAAAAATAAAAATATCTCATTACCAAAAAAAGAATTCGAACTTCTTGTTTTCCTTGCATCAAAACCAAACAGATTGTTTACAAGAGATGAAATAATGAACAGAGTTTGGGGCACTTCCACAATTGTTGGCGAAAGAACACTTGATGTTCATGTCAGGAAATTAAGGGAAAAACTCGGTGATGATGTTATTAAAACTATTAAAGGTGTGGGATATAAGTTTGAGGTTTAA
- a CDS encoding phosphate ABC transporter substrate-binding protein, which yields MKKRNIITAIALGVVFTIATAFMVKQKITVKGSDTLVILAQRWAEVYMKSNPNVEIQVTGGGSGTGIAALINGSTDIANASRQMKQSEIDKLKERYNSMGVEIACAKDGITIFINNSNPVTELSIKQLSGIYTGKIKNWKEIGGPDAAIKLYGRENSSGTYVYFKDNVVKADYAASCQTLPGTAAVVNAVKKDKYGIGYGGAAYAEGVKDCKVKKDDKSTAYLPTAENIKSNVYPISRYLYMYLKNRPTGEIKKYIDWILGPEGQKLVVEVGYFPVK from the coding sequence ATGAAAAAAAGAAATATAATAACAGCAATTGCACTGGGAGTAGTGTTTACAATTGCAACAGCTTTTATGGTTAAGCAAAAAATAACAGTAAAAGGTTCGGACACATTGGTAATTCTTGCTCAAAGATGGGCTGAAGTTTACATGAAATCAAATCCTAATGTTGAAATTCAGGTTACAGGTGGCGGTTCAGGAACAGGAATTGCTGCATTAATTAATGGTTCAACTGACATTGCAAATGCAAGCCGTCAGATGAAACAATCGGAAATTGATAAACTAAAAGAACGCTATAATTCAATGGGAGTGGAAATTGCTTGTGCAAAAGACGGAATAACAATTTTCATAAATAATTCAAATCCGGTAACCGAATTATCAATAAAACAATTAAGTGGAATTTATACCGGCAAAATAAAAAACTGGAAAGAAATTGGCGGACCCGATGCTGCAATAAAATTATATGGTCGTGAAAACAGCTCTGGTACTTATGTTTATTTTAAAGACAATGTTGTAAAAGCTGATTATGCTGCAAGCTGCCAAACGCTTCCCGGAACTGCTGCTGTTGTGAATGCAGTAAAAAAAGACAAATACGGAATTGGCTATGGTGGCGCTGCTTATGCTGAAGGTGTTAAAGATTGCAAAGTAAAAAAAGATGATAAAAGTACAGCATATTTGCCAACTGCCGAAAACATCAAATCCAATGTTTACCCTATTTCAAGGTATTTATACATGTATTTAAAAAACAGACCAACCGGTGAAATAAAGAAATATATTGACTGGATTTTAGGTCCTGAAGGCCAGAAATTAGTTGTTGAAGTTGGCTACTTTCCGGTTAAGTAA
- a CDS encoding porin encodes MKRILISTLMAISLSGFSQVNLDTLKEKIDEHNAKLNALDERLSTDEADLFKLAKIKISGYIQAQWQHREGYDYTTSGKGYQGALLTFGQFQAQNGGATTLTGAFPQYGLSNNNTFFLRRARIKFTYEPADGIAFVLQPDLSTGGLALKDAYALANFKFCKGLALWAGQFNRPNYEVEYSSSSREVLERSMVIQKLYPGEREIGTKIEYNSPKIPLHVQLALLNGNFANAFTRTSTNKATIDAVDNDPQKDVMARAYYTIKLKSISWLGIDIGTHGYFGNVNSDINTGLIGSNYKLYIQNSNYTSVKRFDSPASVATDKYSIDSTKTPGACLKKQWFGGEMRIYLDILGGLAIKGEFIAGQNIVSGSTTTASTTYKIDTLTGKSSTTIGSDGAITVNTVTSTKNSTNPTTYLNGTAKTTISPFKIRQFSGFYVYFIKNIGKKNQFVLRYDVYDPNTKVKGDGVNTSSDIAISTIALAWQYYFNDNIRITLQYDMPQNEKSNNAAFKTSTATVVSNLGKDVKDNMLSVRVQAKF; translated from the coding sequence ATTAATGGCGATATCACTGAGCGGATTTTCGCAAGTCAATTTAGATACATTAAAAGAAAAAATTGACGAACACAATGCAAAACTAAATGCTCTCGATGAGCGGCTTTCAACAGATGAAGCCGATTTATTCAAACTTGCCAAAATCAAAATATCTGGCTACATTCAGGCACAATGGCAACACAGAGAGGGCTATGATTACACAACCAGCGGAAAAGGATATCAAGGTGCACTTTTGACATTCGGACAATTTCAAGCACAGAATGGTGGAGCAACAACATTAACCGGTGCGTTTCCTCAATACGGATTGAGCAACAATAATACATTCTTCCTTCGTAGAGCCAGAATAAAATTTACTTATGAGCCAGCTGATGGAATAGCATTTGTTCTTCAACCCGATTTAAGTACAGGTGGGTTAGCATTAAAAGATGCTTATGCACTTGCTAACTTTAAATTCTGTAAAGGTCTTGCCTTATGGGCTGGTCAGTTTAACAGACCAAATTATGAAGTTGAATATTCTTCCAGCTCAAGAGAAGTATTAGAACGCTCAATGGTAATTCAAAAACTATATCCGGGCGAAAGAGAAATTGGCACAAAAATAGAATACAACTCGCCAAAAATTCCTCTTCATGTTCAACTTGCTTTACTAAATGGCAACTTTGCAAACGCTTTTACAAGAACTTCAACTAACAAAGCAACTATTGATGCAGTGGATAATGACCCGCAAAAAGATGTTATGGCTCGCGCTTATTATACAATTAAACTTAAATCAATAAGTTGGTTGGGTATTGATATTGGTACTCACGGCTATTTTGGAAATGTAAATTCTGATATTAATACAGGTTTAATTGGTTCAAACTATAAACTATATATTCAAAATTCAAATTATACTTCAGTTAAAAGATTTGATTCCCCTGCTTCTGTTGCAACAGATAAATATTCAATTGATAGTACGAAAACACCCGGTGCTTGCTTAAAAAAACAATGGTTTGGCGGTGAAATGAGAATATATCTTGATATACTTGGCGGTTTAGCTATAAAAGGTGAATTTATTGCAGGACAAAACATTGTTAGCGGCTCAACAACTACAGCATCTACAACATATAAAATAGATACATTAACCGGAAAAAGCTCAACAACGATTGGTTCAGATGGTGCAATAACTGTGAATACTGTTACATCTACAAAAAATTCTACAAACCCAACTACATACTTAAACGGAACAGCTAAAACAACTATCTCTCCTTTCAAAATCAGGCAATTTTCAGGATTCTATGTGTATTTTATTAAAAACATTGGTAAGAAAAATCAGTTTGTTTTAAGATATGATGTTTATGACCCAAATACTAAAGTTAAAGGTGATGGCGTAAATACTTCAAGTGATATCGCTATAAGTACTATAGCTCTTGCATGGCAGTATTACTTTAATGACAACATAAGAATAACTCTTCAATATGATATGCCACAAAATGAAAAAAGCAATAATGCTGCTTTCAAAACATCGACAGCAACTGTTGTCAGCAATTTAGGGAAAGATGTAAAAGACAATATGCTTTCTGTAAGAGTACAAGCTAAATTTTAA
- a CDS encoding fused MFS/spermidine synthase, translating to MHKNIKKAFSYIIPFRLKSYTSKINGNLEINLINGKKTLDTNKSNYSYGSLQKILHKGLLEIGFSKNIEKILVLGLGGGSIVQTIRKDFNSSAFIELVDIDSEIISIAINEFEINRFKNINIIHSDASDYLKNNNDTFDLIIIDIFIINTIPEIFTEIKFINSLTTHLNPNGKIIYNTMKETMTHELFSKIKNNFLEEGLKVKVIEKVEETNDLIIAEKQP from the coding sequence ATGCACAAGAATATAAAAAAAGCATTTAGTTATATAATCCCATTTCGATTAAAAAGTTACACTTCAAAAATAAATGGCAACTTAGAGATAAATCTTATTAATGGAAAAAAAACCTTAGACACTAATAAAAGCAACTATTCTTATGGTTCACTGCAAAAAATTCTTCACAAAGGACTGCTTGAAATCGGATTCAGTAAAAACATTGAAAAGATATTAGTTTTGGGATTAGGAGGAGGTTCAATTGTTCAAACCATAAGAAAAGATTTTAACTCTAGTGCCTTTATTGAGTTGGTTGACATTGATTCCGAAATAATTTCAATAGCAATAAATGAATTTGAAATAAATAGGTTTAAGAATATTAATATTATTCATTCCGACGCATCAGATTATTTAAAAAACAATAATGATACTTTTGACTTAATCATTATTGATATTTTTATAATTAATACCATTCCCGAAATATTTACTGAAATAAAATTTATTAATAGCTTGACAACTCATCTGAATCCTAACGGTAAAATTATTTATAACACAATGAAAGAAACAATGACACATGAATTGTTTAGTAAAATTAAAAATAATTTTTTAGAGGAAGGACTGAAAGTTAAGGTGATTGAAAAAGTAGAAGAGACAAATGATTTAATTATAGCAGAAAAACAGCCATAA
- the phoU gene encoding phosphate signaling complex protein PhoU codes for MTPFMQTHFEQELEKLRKRIIEMSDLVEIQVEKSITALLTGNKDLVKQIEENENKIDDIDVKIDKLCQRIFALVQPVASDLRLIMSSLKIDNELERIADIALSIAKRAESIREQPEIITKFKINEIANHSKEIFSKAILSYIEKDVVKAKELLLNKDFIKDLNQKLHSKIINEMTKKSEVIVVATNLIIVLQQIERLADHAVNIAESVVFWIDGKIIKHENIID; via the coding sequence ATGACTCCATTTATGCAAACTCATTTCGAACAAGAATTAGAGAAACTGAGAAAAAGAATTATAGAAATGTCGGACCTTGTGGAAATTCAGGTTGAAAAATCAATAACGGCATTGTTAACCGGCAATAAGGATTTGGTTAAACAAATTGAAGAAAATGAAAATAAAATTGATGATATAGATGTGAAAATTGATAAACTTTGTCAAAGAATATTCGCTCTTGTTCAGCCCGTAGCATCTGACCTGCGTTTAATAATGTCATCACTTAAAATCGACAATGAACTTGAGCGCATTGCAGATATTGCATTAAGCATTGCTAAAAGAGCTGAAAGTATAAGGGAACAACCCGAAATAATCACTAAATTTAAAATTAACGAAATAGCAAATCATTCAAAAGAAATTTTCTCAAAAGCAATTTTAAGTTACATTGAAAAAGATGTTGTTAAAGCTAAAGAATTGTTGCTAAATAAAGATTTTATAAAAGATTTGAATCAAAAGTTGCATTCAAAAATAATTAACGAAATGACCAAAAAATCAGAAGTTATTGTTGTTGCAACAAATTTAATAATTGTTTTACAACAAATTGAACGCCTTGCCGACCATGCTGTAAATATTGCCGAATCTGTTGTTTTCTGGATTGACGGCAAGATTATTAAACATGAAAATATTATTGATTAA
- a CDS encoding ATP-binding protein: MNNSTRNISVITCLIISIIVGIISFFANYALFDEIYWAFIFIISITVFCVSFIAFDYTFEKLVNKRIKLIYKTIHNFKLNKTEKKEKSEKDIFEIVNKDVEEWIEKSGDEIEQLKKLEKFRKEFIGNISHELKTPIFSIQGYISTLIDGGLNDPEINMKYLERTEKNIERLINIVNDLDIISRLESGEIKLEIKEFDMVYLAREVIEELELKAKAKNITIKIAENHDKPIRVLADRDRIQQVLTNLINNSIIYGNTDGQTKISFFDMDENILVEVSDNGIGIEEKNLSRIFERFYRTDKSRSREQGGTGLGLAIVKHIIEAHKQIINVRSTVGVGSTFAFTLKKV, encoded by the coding sequence ATGAATAACTCTACAAGAAATATTTCGGTAATAACGTGTCTGATAATTTCCATAATAGTAGGTATTATCAGCTTTTTCGCAAACTATGCTTTGTTCGATGAAATTTACTGGGCTTTTATTTTTATAATTTCCATAACAGTATTTTGCGTATCGTTCATTGCTTTTGATTATACTTTTGAGAAATTGGTTAACAAAAGAATAAAATTGATTTACAAAACCATTCATAATTTTAAACTTAATAAAACTGAAAAAAAAGAAAAATCCGAGAAAGATATTTTTGAGATTGTGAATAAAGATGTGGAAGAATGGATTGAAAAAAGCGGAGATGAAATTGAACAATTAAAAAAACTCGAAAAATTCAGAAAAGAGTTTATAGGAAATATTTCACATGAATTAAAAACACCAATATTTTCGATACAGGGATATATTTCAACATTGATAGATGGCGGCTTGAATGACCCTGAAATAAACATGAAATATCTTGAAAGAACAGAAAAAAACATTGAAAGGTTAATCAATATAGTTAATGATTTGGATATAATTTCGCGATTGGAATCGGGTGAAATAAAACTTGAAATAAAAGAATTCGATATGGTTTATTTAGCCAGAGAAGTGATTGAAGAACTTGAATTAAAAGCAAAAGCCAAAAATATAACAATAAAAATTGCCGAAAATCATGATAAACCAATAAGGGTTTTGGCTGATAGAGATAGAATTCAACAGGTTCTGACCAATCTTATAAACAATTCTATTATTTATGGCAATACCGATGGACAAACAAAAATCAGTTTTTTTGATATGGATGAAAATATATTAGTTGAAGTTTCCGACAATGGAATTGGTATTGAAGAAAAAAATTTATCAAGAATTTTTGAACGATTTTACAGAACCGATAAAAGCCGCTCGCGTGAACAAGGTGGAACAGGACTCGGACTTGCAATTGTAAAACACATTATTGAAGCTCATAAACAAATTATAAACGTAAGAAGCACTGTTGGCGTTGGTTCTACTTTTGCTTTTACTTTAAAAAAAGTATAA